Proteins encoded by one window of Deinococcus radiodurans R1 = ATCC 13939 = DSM 20539:
- the ribH gene encoding 6,7-dimethyl-8-ribityllumazine synthase: protein MQRIEATLLAHDLKFALVSTRWNHLIVDRLVEGAELAFVQHGGKTENLDHFLVPGSYEVPLVARRLAETGRYDAVVCLGAVIKGDTDHYDFVAGGAANGILNTSLHTGVPVAFGVLTTDTVEQALNRAGIKAGNKGGEAVLAMIETANLLKQIER, encoded by the coding sequence ATGCAAAGAATCGAAGCCACCCTCCTCGCCCACGACCTCAAGTTCGCCCTCGTCAGCACCCGCTGGAACCACCTCATCGTGGACCGGCTGGTGGAGGGCGCCGAACTCGCCTTCGTGCAGCACGGCGGCAAGACCGAAAACCTCGACCATTTCCTCGTTCCCGGCTCCTACGAGGTGCCGCTCGTCGCCCGCCGCCTCGCCGAAACGGGCCGGTACGACGCGGTGGTGTGCCTCGGCGCCGTCATCAAGGGCGACACCGACCACTACGACTTCGTGGCGGGCGGCGCGGCCAACGGGATTTTGAACACCTCGCTGCACACCGGCGTGCCCGTCGCCTTCGGCGTGCTGACCACCGACACCGTGGAGCAGGCGCTCAACCGCGCGGGCATCAAAGCCGGCAACAAGGGCGGCGAGGCAGTGCTGGCGATGATCGAAACGGCGAACCTGCTCAAGCAAATCGAGCGCTGA
- a CDS encoding Glu/Leu/Phe/Val dehydrogenase family protein, translating into MLILDEMQARGHESLKLLHHAPSGLRGVLAVHSRVLGPAIAGVRLREEDEELAVRGALALSESLTLKAALAGLNYGGGACVLLMPEAGVEDPHAREALFRALGRQVQHMNTRVVLTEDIGVTPADIAFVAQETPATLGMNTDTSSVTGYGVYRGMKAAAKHALGAESLRGVRVAILGVGAVGRTLAQHLSREGAKLTVADFRPDRAQALAEELGHVTVVPVGEIFDVPCDVFAPCGFGHSVQSADVPRLQCRLIAGGEHHPLTRRGEEAVKEAGIMYVPDFAINSAGLIAAATGVNMDQAGERVYQTVSRIMSVATQYGKPPHVVARKMAERRIDLIGSLVHV; encoded by the coding sequence ATGCTGATTCTGGATGAAATGCAGGCGCGCGGCCACGAGAGCCTGAAGCTGCTGCACCACGCGCCCAGCGGGCTGCGCGGCGTCCTGGCGGTGCACTCGCGGGTGCTGGGGCCAGCCATCGCGGGCGTGCGGCTGCGCGAGGAAGATGAGGAGCTGGCGGTGCGCGGCGCCCTGGCGCTGTCCGAGAGCCTGACGCTCAAGGCGGCGCTCGCCGGGCTGAACTACGGCGGCGGTGCCTGCGTGCTGCTGATGCCCGAAGCCGGGGTGGAAGACCCGCACGCCCGCGAGGCGCTCTTCCGCGCGCTGGGGCGGCAGGTGCAGCACATGAACACCCGCGTGGTGCTGACCGAGGACATCGGGGTCACGCCCGCCGACATCGCCTTTGTCGCGCAGGAAACGCCCGCCACGCTCGGCATGAACACCGATACCAGTTCGGTGACCGGTTACGGCGTCTACCGGGGCATGAAGGCGGCGGCCAAGCACGCGCTCGGCGCCGAGAGCCTGCGCGGGGTGCGGGTGGCGATTCTGGGGGTCGGCGCGGTGGGGCGCACGCTGGCGCAGCACCTCAGCCGCGAGGGGGCCAAGCTGACGGTGGCCGACTTCCGGCCCGACCGGGCGCAGGCGCTCGCCGAGGAACTCGGCCACGTGACGGTGGTGCCGGTGGGCGAAATTTTCGACGTGCCGTGCGACGTGTTCGCGCCCTGCGGCTTCGGTCACTCGGTTCAGAGCGCCGACGTGCCCCGGCTGCAATGCCGCCTGATTGCGGGTGGCGAGCACCACCCGCTGACCCGGCGCGGCGAGGAAGCGGTCAAGGAAGCCGGCATCATGTACGTGCCCGACTTCGCCATCAACTCGGCGGGGCTGATCGCGGCGGCCACCGGGGTCAACATGGACCAGGCCGGGGAGCGGGTCTATCAAACGGTCAGCCGCATCATGAGCGTCGCCACGCAGTACGGCAAGCCGCCGCACGTGGTCGCCCGCAAGATGGCCGAGCGCCGTATCGACCTGATCGGCAGTCTGGTGCACGTGTGA
- the udk gene encoding uridine kinase, giving the protein MSGPGTPFVIGVAGGSGSGKTTVTRRVIETVGREGVAVLNQDNYYRDQSDIPFESRLHTNYDHPAAFDWALLREQLDALLAGVPIEMPEYDFTQHTRAAHTTRVLPGRVVVLEGFFALYDEELRSRMGLKVFVDADADVRFIRRLLRDTQERGRTPESVIEQYLGFVRPMHLSFVEPTKRYADVIIPHGGMNEPALDMLAARIRVMAQRD; this is encoded by the coding sequence GTGAGCGGTCCCGGAACACCCTTCGTCATCGGCGTGGCGGGCGGCTCGGGGTCGGGCAAGACTACCGTGACCCGCCGGGTCATCGAGACGGTGGGCCGCGAGGGGGTGGCGGTCCTCAATCAGGACAACTACTACCGCGACCAGTCCGACATCCCCTTCGAGTCGCGGCTGCACACCAACTACGACCACCCCGCCGCTTTCGACTGGGCGCTGCTGCGCGAGCAGCTCGACGCGCTGCTGGCCGGGGTGCCGATCGAGATGCCCGAGTACGACTTCACCCAGCACACCCGCGCCGCCCACACCACCCGCGTGCTGCCGGGACGCGTGGTGGTGCTCGAAGGCTTTTTTGCCCTCTACGACGAGGAACTGCGCTCGCGCATGGGCCTCAAGGTCTTCGTGGACGCCGACGCCGACGTGCGCTTCATCCGTCGCCTGCTGCGCGATACCCAGGAGCGCGGACGCACGCCCGAAAGCGTCATCGAGCAGTACCTCGGCTTCGTGCGCCCCATGCACCTGAGCTTCGTGGAGCCGACCAAGCGCTACGCCGACGTGATTATTCCCCACGGCGGCATGAACGAACCGGCGCTCGACATGCTCGCCGCCCGCATTCGGGTGATGGCTCAGCGGGATTAG
- a CDS encoding DUF5693 family protein codes for MWISFNRLRISGVTDPLRSPAPVVPTGPARPSLVPPPNWHPRTPLLLGLVFLSLIPALILTFQRVQFEQSRKVTALVMDYPALVIQARRYGQDPQALLNRYKALGVNGVALYEDTVASLQQRGEILLKNGYDLADKFPGAPVKPNAVYMRSVVPGVAESLPARYTIPTHTVTVGGQSWLEWPSDPSYLPAGPNRAQVAEFQRQGMVLVYRPYNDEARPVSQVGTDWPAVPYVAFTDDAVIGARTPELLEQVDRAMGQRIPAVIEGNIQDGLEDLVLTHGGVRLFALAPSWQNQLTPEEIASKYNLAARERSQQLLYLRPFPTINETTDMLARLQELMKNSGIKVGMPVTTAFEPSPVLRWLSIIGPLAALLLAGLSLPLRRLGLLGAAGTLLLCLGLNYATPLAGFALVAAVTFPALGLLLRRSRITDWFIATGLSLVGVVFVSALGATPDSMLGLHPFRGVGLTLLLPLAMVAASFLPKQDIRKTVSDVYNAPIKLGDIAVMGLGLALLGLVYSRRGNATGGSVTEFESSLRQNVQDSMVRPRFKEVAAHPLAILGLSGKLPGYFSGLMLLGGTMGQASILNTFSHFHTPFLISATRCFLGLGLGLLIGLLLVKLFDVLAGFWRSYRPDAAVGPRARA; via the coding sequence ATGTGGATTTCATTCAACCGGCTTAGGATAAGTGGCGTGACCGATCCTCTTCGATCCCCCGCCCCGGTGGTCCCGACCGGCCCGGCCAGGCCGAGTCTGGTGCCGCCGCCCAACTGGCACCCCCGCACGCCGCTGCTGCTGGGGCTGGTGTTTCTCTCGCTGATTCCGGCGCTGATTCTGACCTTTCAGCGCGTGCAGTTCGAGCAGTCGCGCAAGGTGACGGCGCTGGTAATGGACTACCCGGCGCTCGTCATTCAGGCGCGGCGCTACGGCCAGGACCCGCAGGCGCTGCTGAACAGGTACAAGGCGCTCGGCGTCAACGGCGTCGCGCTCTACGAGGACACGGTCGCCAGCTTGCAGCAGCGCGGCGAGATTTTGCTCAAAAACGGCTACGACCTCGCCGACAAGTTCCCCGGTGCTCCGGTCAAGCCCAACGCCGTGTATATGCGTTCGGTGGTGCCGGGCGTGGCCGAGTCGCTGCCCGCGCGCTACACCATTCCCACCCACACGGTCACGGTGGGCGGCCAGTCGTGGCTGGAATGGCCGAGCGACCCCAGCTACCTGCCCGCCGGCCCCAACCGGGCGCAGGTCGCCGAGTTCCAGCGGCAGGGCATGGTCCTCGTCTACCGCCCTTACAACGACGAGGCGCGGCCTGTCTCGCAAGTCGGCACCGACTGGCCCGCCGTGCCCTACGTCGCCTTTACCGACGACGCGGTGATCGGCGCCCGCACGCCCGAACTGCTCGAGCAGGTAGACCGCGCGATGGGCCAGCGGATTCCGGCGGTTATCGAAGGCAACATTCAGGACGGGCTGGAAGATCTGGTGCTGACCCACGGCGGGGTGCGGCTCTTTGCGCTCGCGCCGAGCTGGCAAAACCAGTTGACCCCCGAAGAAATCGCCAGCAAGTACAACCTCGCCGCTCGCGAGCGCAGCCAGCAACTGCTTTACTTGCGCCCTTTCCCGACCATCAACGAAACGACCGACATGCTGGCGCGGCTGCAAGAGCTGATGAAAAACTCCGGCATCAAGGTTGGGATGCCCGTGACCACTGCCTTTGAGCCCAGCCCCGTGCTGCGCTGGCTGAGCATCATCGGGCCACTCGCGGCGCTGCTGCTCGCCGGGCTGAGCCTGCCGCTGCGGCGCCTGGGCCTGCTCGGCGCGGCGGGCACGCTGCTGCTGTGCCTGGGCCTGAACTACGCCACGCCGCTGGCGGGCTTCGCGCTCGTCGCCGCCGTGACCTTCCCGGCGCTGGGGCTGCTGCTGCGGCGTTCGCGCATCACCGACTGGTTTATCGCCACTGGTCTGAGTCTCGTCGGCGTCGTCTTCGTTTCGGCGCTGGGGGCCACCCCCGACTCCATGCTGGGCCTGCACCCCTTCCGTGGCGTGGGCCTGACGCTGCTGCTGCCGCTGGCGATGGTCGCGGCGAGCTTCCTGCCCAAACAGGACATCCGCAAGACAGTGAGCGACGTGTACAACGCACCCATCAAACTCGGCGACATCGCCGTGATGGGCCTGGGGCTGGCGCTGCTGGGGCTGGTGTACTCGCGCCGCGGCAACGCGACGGGCGGCAGCGTGACCGAGTTCGAGTCCAGCCTGCGTCAGAACGTGCAGGACTCGATGGTGCGCCCCCGCTTCAAGGAAGTCGCCGCGCACCCGCTCGCCATCCTGGGGCTCTCGGGCAAGCTGCCCGGCTACTTCAGCGGCCTGATGCTGCTCGGCGGCACGATGGGGCAGGCGAGCATCCTCAACACGTTTTCTCACTTCCACACGCCGTTTCTGATTTCGGCCACCCGCTGCTTTCTGGGTCTGGGCCTCGGCCTGCTCATCGGGCTGCTGCTCGTTAAACTCTTCGACGTGCTCGCCGGGTTCTGGCGCAGCTACCGGCCCGACGCGGCGGTGGGCCCCAGGGCCCGGGCGTGA
- the csaB gene encoding polysaccharide pyruvyl transferase CsaB codes for MKAVVSGYYGFGNTGDEAIALAITRELKKQGIDPVLLSNDPAESARLYGCEAVARMQPLDVGRALLRADLLLSGGGGLLQDKTSSRTLTYYLGVIRMARLLRKPVFVFNQSVGPLSEAGRRQVQRGLRGVQAVVRDRGSQELLGQLGVPARLGGDPALLLRPSAGLERDMSTVVIAPRGDVTETLAPLREVTALLRSRGRRVIALSFMPEQDDEAARSLGAAEVLSTRDPQLALDTIARSGFVIGVRLHALILAAAAEVPFAGVAYDPKVQGFCDDAGAPVFPVPPDAADLTAHAYERATPDWSAVEDMKFRAMESFAWLRQRGN; via the coding sequence GTGAAGGCGGTCGTCAGCGGGTACTACGGCTTCGGCAACACCGGCGACGAGGCGATTGCCCTGGCGATTACCCGCGAGCTGAAAAAGCAGGGCATTGACCCGGTGCTGCTCTCCAACGACCCGGCGGAAAGTGCCCGGCTCTACGGCTGCGAGGCGGTGGCCCGGATGCAGCCGCTCGACGTGGGCCGCGCCCTGCTGCGCGCCGACCTGCTGCTCTCGGGCGGCGGCGGGCTCCTGCAAGACAAGACGAGCAGCCGCACGCTGACCTATTACCTCGGCGTCATCCGCATGGCGCGGCTGCTGCGGAAGCCGGTCTTCGTGTTTAACCAAAGCGTCGGGCCGCTGAGCGAGGCCGGGCGGCGGCAGGTGCAGCGGGGACTGCGCGGCGTGCAGGCCGTCGTGCGTGACCGGGGGAGCCAGGAACTGCTCGGTCAGCTCGGCGTGCCCGCGCGGCTCGGCGGCGACCCGGCGCTGCTGCTGCGGCCCTCGGCGGGGCTGGAGCGCGACATGTCGACCGTGGTCATTGCCCCGCGCGGCGACGTGACTGAAACGCTCGCCCCCCTGCGCGAAGTGACGGCGCTGCTGCGCTCGCGGGGGCGGCGGGTCATCGCCCTGAGCTTCATGCCGGAGCAGGACGACGAGGCCGCCCGCTCGCTCGGCGCCGCCGAGGTGCTCAGCACCCGCGACCCGCAACTGGCGCTCGACACCATCGCCCGCAGCGGCTTCGTCATCGGGGTCCGGCTGCACGCCCTGATTCTGGCCGCCGCCGCCGAGGTGCCCTTTGCCGGCGTCGCCTACGATCCCAAAGTGCAGGGCTTTTGCGACGACGCCGGGGCGCCGGTCTTTCCCGTGCCGCCCGACGCCGCCGACCTGACCGCGCACGCCTACGAGCGCGCCACCCCCGACTGGAGTGCGGTGGAAGACATGAAGTTCCGGGCGATGGAGAGTTTTGCCTGGCTGCGGCAACGCGGAAACTAA
- a CDS encoding ABC transporter ATP-binding protein, whose translation MSQPAQPSVTRRLYGLLTPYRTAVGAGLLLLLGSVAAELYPPLVWIRVVDQGIPARDWGLIGGQLAVLVGVFALQQVLSAWRGVLLERAGQQFTLDLRTAVYRKLQSQSADYFETQRTGDLLVRVTGDVDALQDVLVRGTDSVIANALRLVGVIGIFIALQPLLGVLTTLPMLAVGLLLWNYGKTVRPAYRAARARLGELSALIADRLAGIRVVQGFAREEAEAARVEALGRELYREQARAVALRNRAFPVARFVGNLGNVIMLGGGAWLILAGQFTLGGLLAYRGYGRYFYGPIDDLVNISDLLQRAEAAGRRVFAVLDAPVTVADPAHPKPLPTPVRGELHFDNVTFGYDSASYDSASSDPTQPILRGVTLHIPAGQRVALLGASGAGKSTLLGLVTRQHDPQSGRVLLDGVDVRDVALAELRTAAAVMPQDTFLFHDTVLENVRYARPDAALAEVEEALRAAYALDFVRALPQGLETLVGERGVRLSGGQRQRLAIARTLLARPALLLLDEPTSAVDAESEAQVVAALNDLMQGRTSLTVTHRLSLARAADRVLVLDGGVVVEDGPPALLRTRGGPYARLEQVAERLERGEVAVISEVVNSSL comes from the coding sequence TTGAGCCAGCCTGCCCAGCCCTCCGTCACCCGCCGCCTCTACGGGCTGCTTACGCCCTACCGTACCGCCGTGGGGGCGGGGCTGCTCCTGCTGCTCGGCAGTGTGGCCGCCGAACTCTACCCGCCGCTGGTGTGGATTCGGGTGGTGGACCAGGGGATTCCGGCGCGCGATTGGGGACTTATCGGCGGACAGCTCGCCGTGCTTGTCGGCGTGTTTGCCCTGCAACAAGTGCTCAGCGCATGGCGGGGGGTGCTGCTGGAACGGGCCGGGCAACAGTTTACGCTCGACCTGCGGACTGCCGTGTATCGCAAATTGCAGTCGCAGTCCGCCGACTACTTCGAGACGCAGCGGACCGGCGACCTGCTCGTCCGGGTGACCGGCGACGTGGACGCGCTGCAAGACGTGCTGGTGCGCGGCACCGATTCGGTGATTGCCAACGCGCTGCGCCTCGTCGGCGTCATCGGCATTTTCATCGCCCTGCAACCGCTGCTCGGCGTGCTGACCACCCTGCCGATGCTGGCGGTGGGGCTTCTACTGTGGAATTACGGCAAGACCGTGCGCCCCGCCTACCGCGCCGCCCGCGCCCGGCTTGGCGAACTCTCGGCGCTCATTGCCGACCGGCTCGCGGGCATCCGGGTGGTGCAGGGCTTTGCGCGTGAGGAAGCGGAAGCGGCCCGCGTAGAGGCGCTCGGGCGCGAACTGTACCGCGAGCAGGCGCGCGCCGTCGCGCTGCGCAACCGGGCCTTTCCCGTCGCCCGCTTCGTCGGCAACCTCGGCAACGTCATCATGCTCGGCGGCGGCGCGTGGCTGATTCTGGCGGGGCAGTTCACCCTCGGCGGCCTGCTCGCCTACCGGGGCTACGGGCGCTATTTCTACGGCCCGATTGACGACCTCGTGAACATTTCCGACCTGCTGCAACGCGCCGAAGCCGCCGGGCGCCGGGTCTTCGCGGTGCTCGACGCCCCGGTAACGGTGGCTGACCCCGCGCACCCCAAGCCTTTGCCCACTCCCGTGCGCGGCGAATTGCACTTCGACAACGTGACCTTTGGCTACGACTCAGCCAGCTACGACTCCGCCAGTTCTGACCCCACTCAGCCCATTCTGCGCGGTGTCACCCTGCACATTCCGGCGGGGCAGCGCGTCGCCCTGCTTGGGGCGTCGGGGGCAGGCAAAAGCACGCTGCTCGGGCTCGTCACGCGCCAGCACGACCCCCAGTCGGGCCGGGTACTCCTAGACGGCGTGGACGTGCGCGACGTGGCCCTCGCCGAGCTGCGGACGGCGGCGGCGGTGATGCCGCAGGACACCTTCCTCTTTCACGACACGGTGCTGGAAAACGTGCGCTACGCCCGCCCCGACGCGGCGCTCGCCGAGGTGGAGGAGGCGCTGCGGGCCGCCTACGCGCTGGACTTCGTGCGGGCGCTGCCGCAGGGGCTGGAGACGCTGGTGGGGGAGCGCGGCGTGCGGCTCTCGGGCGGTCAGCGCCAGCGCCTCGCCATTGCCCGCACGCTGCTTGCCCGGCCCGCGCTGCTGCTGCTTGACGAACCCACGAGCGCGGTGGACGCCGAGTCCGAGGCGCAGGTGGTCGCCGCCCTGAATGACCTGATGCAGGGCCGCACCTCGCTCACGGTGACCCACCGCCTGAGCCTCGCCCGCGCCGCCGACCGGGTGCTGGTGCTCGACGGCGGCGTGGTGGTGGAAGACGGCCCGCCCGCGCTGCTCAGGACGCGCGGCGGCCCCTACGCCCGGCTCGAACAGGTGGCCGAGCGGCTCGAACGCGGCGAGGTGGCGGTGATTTCAGAAGTTGTCAACTCCTCACTGTAA
- a CDS encoding endo alpha-1,4 polygalactosaminidase produces MRLPLTVLLPLSAVLLASCGGTPSPVAATVFPATPAAQPTRTLAAQATPPLRLPPAGKLAWDWQIGAATEAKVALPAGVSLLDLDGFETSAAKVADLKAQGVYTVCYLNVGSYESYRPDAAQYPDSLKIQTDPNWPDESFVDIRDVFREGGVLAGILDRRLALCAAKGFDAVEPDNLQNDQNVTSGVISRQDQLDFNGWLADRAHAHGLAILQKNGPDYVLQADRQGRLMVDLFDGVLNESCQRYKECGPLTEYVRRGKLALNVEYRQADLNCATMNSLGVNALFKDLSLVGKLQKAYKRVSCTG; encoded by the coding sequence ATGCGACTGCCCCTCACCGTCTTGCTGCCGCTCTCCGCTGTTCTGCTCGCGTCCTGCGGGGGAACGCCTTCGCCCGTTGCGGCGACTGTGTTCCCGGCCACTCCCGCCGCTCAGCCGACCCGCACGCTGGCTGCCCAGGCCACCCCCCCGCTGCGGCTGCCGCCCGCCGGCAAGCTGGCCTGGGACTGGCAAATCGGCGCGGCGACCGAGGCGAAAGTCGCGCTGCCCGCTGGCGTGTCGCTGCTCGACCTCGACGGCTTCGAGACTTCGGCGGCGAAGGTGGCGGACCTGAAGGCGCAGGGCGTCTACACGGTGTGTTATCTCAACGTGGGCAGCTACGAGAGTTACCGTCCCGACGCGGCGCAGTACCCCGACTCTCTCAAGATTCAGACCGACCCCAACTGGCCCGACGAGAGCTTCGTGGACATCCGCGACGTGTTCCGGGAAGGCGGCGTGCTGGCGGGCATTCTCGACCGCCGCCTCGCCCTGTGCGCCGCCAAGGGCTTCGACGCGGTGGAACCCGACAACCTGCAAAACGACCAGAACGTGACCAGCGGCGTGATTAGCCGGCAAGACCAGCTCGATTTCAACGGCTGGCTCGCCGACCGCGCCCACGCGCACGGGCTGGCGATTTTGCAGAAAAACGGCCCCGACTACGTCCTCCAAGCCGACCGCCAGGGCCGCCTGATGGTGGACCTTTTCGACGGCGTCCTCAACGAAAGCTGCCAGCGTTATAAGGAATGCGGGCCGCTCACCGAGTACGTACGCCGGGGCAAGCTCGCGCTGAACGTGGAATACCGCCAGGCCGACCTGAACTGCGCGACCATGAACAGCCTCGGCGTCAACGCGCTGTTTAAGGACCTTTCCCTCGTCGGCAAGCTGCAAAAGGCCTACAAGCGGGTGAGCTGCACCGGCTGA
- a CDS encoding S9 family peptidase, protein MNNSETPAPGPDSLLALAFPSDPQVSPDGKQVAFVLAQISEEDPAKPDKDFARPRYRSGLWLSEGGAARPLTHAETGRGDSAPRWSPDGQNLAFVRSAGEVKAALMLLPLKGGEARRVTHFKNGVSGPQWSPDGRFIAFTTTADTEDKRDERGEARVLTRPVYRANGADWLPERPAALWLYDVEADKLREWYAPEIGIGALSWWPDSRGVLIVQSEDEWQASQWRQDVYDLPLPTADAPAAPQKLLDWNSAAHGLAPHPDGQRFALIGRPAGKGNTEHAHLYLIENGQHRRLDTGHDHPVGDAVGGDCHVGAFPEGPRWLDGDTLLFSSTVRGSVGLFTAHIGGGVKAYDHDPQGVISAFTANEHGVALIRESATRFPEVELNGQRVTDLHARFPFPVREPQRVTFETELGEGEGWVLLPEGEQKVPALLNIHGGPHTDYGHGFTHEFQLMAARGYGVCYSNPRGSVGYGQAWVDAIYGRWGTVDADDLLNFFDRCLEAVPRLDAAKTAVMGGSYGGFMTNWITGHTTRFQAAITDRCISNLISFGGTSDIGLRFWDDELGLDFSRRADALKLWDLSPLQYVENVKTPTLIVHSVLDHRCPVEQAEQWYAALHKHQVPVRFVRFPEENHELSRSGRPDRRLTRLNEYFAWLERWL, encoded by the coding sequence ATGAACAATTCGGAAACCCCGGCCCCCGGCCCAGATTCCCTGCTGGCCCTCGCTTTTCCCTCCGACCCGCAGGTGTCGCCGGACGGCAAGCAGGTGGCCTTCGTGCTGGCGCAAATCTCGGAAGAAGACCCCGCCAAACCCGACAAAGACTTTGCCCGCCCGCGCTACCGCTCTGGCCTGTGGCTCTCGGAAGGGGGGGCGGCGCGGCCACTCACCCACGCCGAAACGGGACGCGGCGACTCGGCCCCCCGCTGGTCGCCCGACGGTCAGAACCTGGCCTTTGTCCGCAGTGCGGGCGAGGTGAAGGCGGCGCTGATGCTGCTCCCACTCAAGGGCGGCGAGGCGCGGCGCGTGACCCATTTCAAGAACGGCGTGAGCGGGCCGCAGTGGAGTCCAGACGGGCGGTTTATCGCCTTTACCACCACGGCTGATACCGAGGACAAGCGCGACGAACGTGGAGAAGCCCGCGTGCTGACCCGGCCCGTGTACCGCGCCAACGGAGCCGACTGGCTGCCCGAGCGGCCCGCCGCGCTGTGGCTCTACGACGTGGAGGCCGACAAACTGCGCGAGTGGTACGCGCCCGAAATCGGCATCGGGGCGCTGTCGTGGTGGCCCGATTCACGCGGCGTGCTGATCGTGCAGAGCGAGGACGAGTGGCAGGCGAGCCAGTGGCGTCAGGACGTGTATGACCTGCCGCTGCCCACTGCCGACGCGCCCGCTGCCCCGCAGAAGCTTCTGGACTGGAACTCGGCGGCGCACGGGCTGGCCCCGCACCCCGACGGCCAGCGCTTCGCCTTGATTGGCCGGCCCGCCGGGAAGGGCAACACCGAGCACGCACACCTCTACTTGATTGAGAATGGGCAGCACCGCCGGCTGGACACCGGGCACGACCACCCGGTCGGTGACGCGGTGGGCGGCGACTGCCACGTGGGGGCCTTTCCGGAAGGGCCGCGCTGGCTGGACGGCGACACGCTGCTCTTTTCGTCCACCGTGCGCGGCAGCGTAGGCCTGTTCACCGCCCACATCGGCGGCGGGGTGAAGGCCTACGACCACGACCCGCAGGGCGTCATCTCGGCGTTCACGGCCAACGAACACGGCGTCGCGCTGATTCGGGAATCGGCGACCCGGTTTCCCGAGGTGGAACTGAACGGGCAGCGTGTCACCGACCTGCACGCCCGCTTTCCTTTTCCGGTGCGCGAGCCGCAGCGCGTCACGTTTGAGACCGAACTCGGCGAGGGGGAGGGCTGGGTGCTGCTGCCGGAAGGTGAGCAGAAAGTGCCCGCGCTGCTCAATATTCACGGCGGGCCGCACACCGACTACGGGCACGGCTTTACCCACGAGTTCCAGCTGATGGCGGCGCGCGGCTACGGCGTGTGCTACTCCAACCCGCGCGGCTCGGTGGGCTACGGGCAGGCGTGGGTGGACGCCATCTACGGGCGCTGGGGCACGGTGGACGCGGACGACCTGCTGAACTTCTTCGACCGCTGCCTGGAAGCGGTGCCGCGCCTGGACGCCGCAAAAACCGCCGTCATGGGCGGCAGCTACGGCGGCTTCATGACCAACTGGATCACCGGGCACACCACCCGTTTTCAGGCCGCCATCACCGACCGCTGCATCAGCAACCTGATTTCGTTCGGGGGCACGTCCGACATCGGGCTGCGCTTCTGGGACGACGAGCTGGGGCTGGACTTCTCGCGCCGGGCGGACGCGCTGAAGCTCTGGGACCTTTCGCCACTGCAATACGTGGAAAACGTGAAGACGCCGACCCTGATCGTCCATTCGGTCCTTGACCACCGCTGCCCTGTCGAGCAAGCCGAGCAGTGGTACGCCGCGCTGCACAAGCATCAGGTGCCGGTGCGCTTCGTGCGCTTCCCCGAGGAAAACCACGAACTGTCGCGCTCGGGCCGGCCCGACAGACGGCTGACGCGGCTGAACGAGTACTTCGCCTGGCTGGAACGCTGGCTGTAA
- a CDS encoding acyl-CoA-binding protein, which translates to MNFEQAQQEVNTLSKKPGNDVLLKLYALYKQGSAGDVDGKRPGGFDFVGGAKYDAWAGLKGKTQEQAQQEYVALVEELKAKDGQ; encoded by the coding sequence ATGAATTTTGAACAGGCCCAGCAGGAAGTCAACACCCTGTCGAAGAAGCCCGGCAACGACGTGCTCCTCAAGCTCTACGCCCTTTACAAGCAGGGCAGCGCGGGCGACGTGGACGGCAAGCGCCCCGGCGGCTTCGATTTCGTCGGCGGCGCCAAGTACGATGCCTGGGCCGGCCTCAAGGGCAAAACCCAGGAACAGGCCCAGCAGGAATACGTCGCCCTGGTCGAAGAACTGAAGGCGAAAGACGGGCAGTAA